One region of Phragmites australis chromosome 18, lpPhrAust1.1, whole genome shotgun sequence genomic DNA includes:
- the LOC133898559 gene encoding BTB/POZ and MATH domain-containing protein 4-like, translating into MSTATGVSVCTAVATAAATKCYMFKIEGYKRIKTMHGNGKGLESCAFEVAGHTWRIQFFPDGNKKENAGYVSLFLKLEDLTDDAGNDDVLAEVQLSLVRHRGKGKPAACQPYSKTYTSTFNMGNKVWGFPLFIKREDLEKSEFLKDGCFAVRCDLAVLNKSVDVQEQAAQAGDLERLNIVCDCKDDLCKRHHHQRDALWLREAFVKFFLRCFQV; encoded by the coding sequence ATGTCGACGGCGACGGGGGTCTCCGTGTGCACCGCCGTCGCCACGGCGGCCGCCACCAAGTGCTACATGTTCAAGATCGAGGGCTACAAGCGGATCAAGACCATGCACGGCAACGGCAAGGGCCTCGAGTCCTGCGCCTTCGAGGTTGCGGGCCACACCTGGAGGATCCAGTTCTTCCCAGACGGGAACAAGAAGGAGAACGCCGGCTACGTCTCCCTCTTCCTCAAGCTCGAAGACCTCACCGACGACGCCGGGAACGACGATGTCCTGGCCGAAGTCCAGCTCTCTTTGGTACGCCACCGCGGCAAAGGCAAGCCGGCGGCGTGCCAGCCGTACAGCAAGACCTACACGAGCACCTTCAACATGGGCAATAAGGTCTGGGGATTCCCATTGTTCATCAAACGGGAGGACCTCGAGAAATCGGAGTTCCTCAAGGACGGCTGCTTCGCCGTCCGGTGCGACCTCGCCGTCCTCAACAAGTCCGTCGACGTGCAAGAGCAGGCTGCCCAGGCGGGCGACCTGGAGAGGCTGAACATCGTCTGCGACTGCAAGGACGACCTGTGCAAGCGTCATCATCACCAGAGGGACGCCTTATGGCTCAGGGAGGCGTTCGTCAAGTTTTTCTTGAGGTGTTTCCAAGTTTGA